From Rhododendron vialii isolate Sample 1 chromosome 10a, ASM3025357v1, the proteins below share one genomic window:
- the LOC131304804 gene encoding E3 ubiquitin-protein ligase RGLG1-like, translating to MAVGEESLDKMKKPPIQQILGTKSYNRSLHHIGDSLNPYEQAISIIGKTLAAFDEDYLTPFYGFEDEATHDQEVFSFFPDERICNGFEEVLSRCREIVPHLRLAGPDQHILPLLLKWP from the exons ATGGCTGTTGGTGAAGAGTCTTTAGACAAGATGAAGAAACCCCCCATTCAACAGATTCTCG GTACAAAATCGTACAACAGAAGTTTACATCATATTGGAGATAGTTTAAATCCCTACGAACAAGCCATATCTATTATCGGCAAAACTTTAGCAGCATTTGATGAGGATTACTTGACTCCTTTTTATGGATTTGAAGATG AAGCAACACACGACCAAGAAGTTTTTAGTTTCTTTCCAGATGAGAGAATTTGTAATGGCTTTGAGGAAGTGTTGAGCCGCTGCAGGGAAATTGTTCCTCATCTACGTCTAGCAG GACCAGACCAACATATTTTGCCCCTGTTATTGAAATGGCCATGA
- the LOC131304664 gene encoding uncharacterized protein LOC131304664 encodes MLWRINFQHHTRISRVPNRVERQWRFLILSLLFTSPTSTHHSPPFLLLLDSLFSLFIPASFLTYPKTSGRLSLSSFKLSASAAEKKKLPIVSTNGGDFRVACRLWRAWSCKRNESRKSMLTTLHGYHHPVALLSASNILEPESTW; translated from the exons ATGCTTTGGCGCATAAATTTTCAACACCACACTCGTATTAGTCGTGTACCCAATCGCGTTGAGCGTCAATGGAGGTTcctcatcctctctctcctcttcactTCTCCCACCTCCACCCATCATTCCCCCCCCTTCCTCCTGCTCCTCGACTCACTCTTCTCCCTGTTCATTCCCGCTTCTTTCCTCACATACCCAAAAACCTCCGGAcgactttctctctcctcattcaaGCTCAGCGCCAGTGCCGCAGAGAAGAAGAAGCTCCCAATTGTCAGTACCAACGGTGGTGATTTTCGCG TTGCATGCCGCTTGTGGAGAGCATGGAGCTGCAAAAGGAATGAGTCCAGGAAAAGT ATGTTAACAACTCTTCATGGGTATCACCATCCGGTGGCTTTGCTTTCTGCTTCCAACATATTGGAACCGGAGAGTACCTGGTAG